ACGTTATTGTTGCAAAAGTCTCGAGGGTTGCCATGAACGTCGGTGTTAAGAGCGTCGTGATGTCGCCAAGAGGTGTGGTCAGGGAGGCTGAAAGCTGCTGTAAAGAGGAGGTTTTGGTGGTGGATGTAAGGTAAATCAATTAATGTGTTTTTAAAGTGTTTTTTTATTTCTCATTGCTCGAAGCCACCTTGAATAGTATTACAACTTACGGATCTGTGATTACTGATTCACAATTTTTGAATTGGAAATTACATATTTGATATCAAATAAACTTTACTTGAAATAAGAAAAAATGGAAAAAATTAAATATCAAATAAATTTGAGTTCAGATCAGTAAATTTGAAGGAGGTGGAAAATGGGAAGATGGATAAAAGACGGAAAGGCTGTCTCACCAGTTGTCGGCGTTATGCTGATGCTGGTGGTGACGGTAGTACTTGCTGCAGTGGTTAGTAGCTACGGAAGTGGAATTTCAGGAGATATGAAAAGCAAAGCACCAACAGCGACATTTAAGGTTAGGGTTGCAAGGGATGTACCCTCAGGGATGCCAGGTTATGTTGTTAGTTACGTAGAAATCAAACAGACAGGGGGCGATCCGATACCGACAGATCAGCTGAAAATAGTCACCATAAATCCAGATGCCTATGGAAGCAAGAAAATTATGGAAGTTTTGCCAAAGAGTGGTAACACACACTATTACACCAACTGGGGTGGTTGGAAGAATGGAACTTCACCTTATCTGAATGATGTATCCAAGGGCTATTTTGGCAACAATCCAGCGGTTGATTTTGGGAATTACACCATAGCGAGTGGCCTGACAATGACTGCAGACTGGTATAACAATTACCCGCAAGCAAAGTGGAATGCGACTCTGGGAAGTTATGAGTTAAATAAAGCCATCGATGCCAATGCCGGAAATGTTACAGGATTTTGTGCAATGTTCGCAGACTGCTGGAATGTAACTCCAGGACACTTTGTGACGGTAAAGATAGTTCACACACCCACGGGAAGTGTGATCTGGCAGAAAGATATTATGGTTGAAGGGTGATGACAATGAACAACAAAGGTGTTAGTCCTGTGATTGGAGTAATGTTAATGCTTGTGGCAACAGTGATACTTGCAGCAATAGTCTCCAGCTACAGCGGAACATTTGCACCAGAAGAAAAAACTCCTACAGCATCATTTAGTGCGGAGGCATCCTACAACAAGGGATACATAAAATTGGACCACATTAGTGGGGATCCAATATATAAATCAGCTATAAAGATAAGAGTTGAAACAAGCAGACCTGCAACTTCCGGATACGTGAATATGAGTAACGTGTCATTCACGCCCGATCCAACTTATCTGAAACCGGGAGATACTGCCTACATTTACTTCACTAAAAGCAGTGTCTACGGAGAGAGAGCAGTATTTACAGGTCCAGATATCAGACTCTCTGTGGCCGTCGGAGACAAGTTCAGAATTACTGTGATAGATAGTGATACCGGAAACGCCATTTGGTCATCTGAATTGATATTGAATCCATGAGCCACATTATTTTTTATTTTATTCTTTTTGCAGAACCGCATCAATGGAAGGTGAAAACTATCACAAAATTTTAAAACCATGTCCAAAAAATTTGAGTTAAGGTAATATAAATTTGATGGGTGTCGATGATGGACAAAAATGGAGTTTCACCGGTCATTGGCGTGATGTTGATGCTCGTGATGACAGTGATACTCGCCGCAGTTGTATCCTCGTACAGCGGGTCTCTGATTTCACCACAAGACAGAACGTGGCAGCTGGTGATATCAGCCAAGGCCAACACCGAGTATTTCATCATCCGCCACGAGGGCGGAGACCCGATCCCTCTTTCAGCATTCAAAATCTCAATCTACAGTACTGAAACGCTGAACACAACAACAGTTGATTTGAGCGATCTCAATAAGGACGGTATCCCTGACGCCTACAATGAAATCGGAAACGGAAACGGCATTTTTGAGAGCGGTGAGGCCATAAAGGTGTACTGGACGAACACCACGTGGACACCACAGCAGGGCGATAAGATCGTTATCGAGCTGTACGAGAGGAGTGGGAACAAGCCGATCACAAAGGCTGTAACAGTTGTTGGGTGAATGGGAATGAAATGTGAAACCTGCCGGTATTTTGTGAAGTGTTTGGAGTGGAACTGCCTCAGGAAATGGGATTGTGAGTTTTATGAGGATCTTGAAAGTTTAAAGCAGGAAGAACTCGATGAGATTGACAGGAACTTCAGTAGGATCTATGAAATGGATTTTGACAGTTTCAAGAAGCTTGTTGAAGATATAGGTTATTTTGAGCAGGATGCTGCTCTGATGACGGGATTTAAGGTGTGGAAGAAAGTACTCCAGTTAAAAAATGGGGGGAAGAGCATTAAATGATGGAAAGAATCCTCAGGACATTTAAGAAGGAAACGGAACACGGAAAACTCTACAGGGAGTTGCTGAAGCAGGACTATACAGCATTTTTCGACATCGATTACTCGAACTCTCTGGAGAGTTACTGGCTAGACAAGCCCTTTGCGATGGCAGCAATACTCGAAAAAGAGGACGATATCGTGTACCACCTTCTCCAGCCCAAGCTGACCGGAGAGGAGTTCGTCTTGATTGAGAGAATCCACAGAGTTTTGAGGGATAGATTGTTCCTCGAAGATATGGCTCAGCTCGAAAGCAGAGAAACCCTTTTGTTTGAAAAATTTGTGGGAACACTTGAGGAACTCGGAATGGGGCTGGAGCTGCCGTCTACGGGAAAGATATGGTATCACCTCAGAAACAATTTCTTAGGGTATGAAAGGCTTGATCCAATTCTGAGAGATCCCTATATAGAGGACATTTCGTGTAACGGATATAATCTTCCGGTTTTTGTCTATCACAAGGCTTACGGAAGCATACCAACCAACATAATGTACTCTCAGGAAGAGCTCGATAGATTCGTCTTGAAGCTATCCCAGAAAGCGAACTCACAGGTATCACTTGAAAGGCCGCTCGTGGATGCAACACTACCGACCGGTGCGAGGGTTCAGATAACCTACAGGAATGTCGTTAGCACGAAGGGCTCGTCTTTCACTGTCAGGATGTTCAGCGCCGAACCTATCACACCTCTCGACCTCGTATCGTGGAACACAATCAGCGCTGAAGCGATGGCCTTTCTATGGATTGCCGTTGAGAATGGGAGGAACATGATTATTGTTGGTGGAACTGCGAGCGGGAAAACCACTATGATGAATGCTGTATCATTTTTTATTCCGACATACTCAAAGATAGTTTCGCTTGAGGACACGAGGGAGATACAGCTTCCTCATCAGAACTGGTTACCAATGGTCACAAGAGATGTTCACGGGAGAGGGAAGGTTGAGATGTTCGATCTGCTGAAGGCTGCATTGAGGCAGAGGCCTGAATACATAATAGTGGGGGAGATAAGGGGTAGAGAAGCTGCGACACTCTTTCAGGCGATGAACACCGGGCATGCTGTGTACTCAACACTCCACGCAGGTGACATCGAGTCTGCTGTAAACAGACTCATTCACGATCCGATAAACATCCCCATTGCAATGTTCGCTCCGCTGGACCTTGTTGCAACGCTGAGCGTTGAATACATTAGGGGAAAGGCTGTGAGAAGGCTGACGACCCTCCATGAGGTCTGGATGACGAAAAGGGGTGAGCTCGATTACAGGACAGTTTTCGAACGCGTGCACGGAGAAGACAGGTTGGAATTTAAAGGCGAGTCGAAGGTACTTGATGATATCGGCCTGAGGTACGGAATGGATCGCAAGGAAATACGGGAGGAACTTCGGAGCCGGGCCGAATTTCTGAGAAACATGCTTGAAAAGAGGCCAGTCAATATGCACCATCTACTGAAGATCGTTGATGGGTACAGGAAGGAGTTTTACAGGAAATTGCAGACCGGGTAGGTGAATTCGTGCCTTACCTTCTACCGGTAGCCAGAAAAGAGATGGGAAAAGTTTTGAGGGGGGCTATGTTGAAGTATACACCCGATGAGTTCTCGAACTACGTTATACTGAGCTCTATAGTTTTTTCTGCTGGTGGTGTTTTCGTTCAACGTTTCCTGTCTTTTCCTTTCCACAACCTTTTCTGGCCTTTATCATTTTTCACCCTCGGTTATGTTCTTGCACTCGCATATCCATTTACGAAGATGAGGGGGAGGAGAGCGCAGATAGATCTGAAATTGCCCCACGCCCTAACATATATGCAATCCATGAGTGAGTCGATTCCGCTGTACGAAATTGTAAAAAAAGTTGTTGTGGAAAAAGAACTTTATGGGGAAGTATCGGAGGAGTTCAGCTTTGTGGTCAGAGATGTGGAACTGCTCGGTATGAGCATTGTGGAGGCTATGAATAAACTCGCTCAGGAAACGCCATCCGAAAATCTCAGGGAGCTCCTTGAAGGACTCGTGATCACTTTTGAGACCGGTGGAAGCCTGAGAGAGTTCTTTTCATCCAAATCCTTGCAGTTCAGGGAGAGAGCAAACAAGAGATTGGAGGTGCACCTGAAAACTCTCGAGATTCTTGCAGAAGTTTTCGTAGTCGTTTTTGTCGCTCTCCCGATATTCTTGATTATAATGATTTCCTCTATGAACTTGCTCGGGAAGTCCGCCGGTCCCGAACTTTACTACACGATGTACCTCTTTCTCCCGATCGGTGCCCTGTCTCTGATATATGTGATAGATCTCATGAACGTAAAGGAGGATCTCGGCCTTACAAGGGTCGAAAGAAAAAGATTCAATTACTCCCCAGACCTGCTGATGGAAGGTGCAGAGATAGAAGATGTGAGCGAGAAAATGGCGTTATCCAATATTCTGACGGCCCCGTTCGTGGCCGTAAAGAGGAATTACTACAACTCTCTTTATTTCAGTACACTCCTTGCGGTTCTGGCACTTTTCGCCGTAAGGGGGGTTCGGTTTGTCTTTCCCGAGACTATCTTCGCTGTAACGATAGCAGTCTTCTGCATTCCACTGCTTGTCGCCTTTGAATATCGTGCGTGGTACGTAAGAAGGGTGGAAAAGGAGATTCCAGATCTTCTGAGGCAGATGCTCAGCCTGAAGGACGTTGGAATGACACTTCAGAACGTCATTGACGTCATAAAGGACTCGAAAATCGGAGTTTTGAAAAGGGAATTGCGGATTCTCGATGCGGAGATAGAATGGGGGGCTACCGTAGTTGAGGCGTTTATCGAGTTCGTAAACAGGGTCGGAGTTTCCAGCATAAGAAGGGTCATCTCCCTAATAATAGAGGCAAGTCAGATCACAGAAGAGCTTAGGGACGTGCTGCTGATCTCCATAGAGGATTTTGAGCACGAACTGAAACTAAAAAGCGATAGATTCGTTACAGGCTTTGCGTATCTCGTCGTTGTGTACGTTTCCTTCTTCACGTTCCTTTACGTAGGGTATTCTCTCAACACATCATTTCTTGCCAGCTTTTCCAATTTCAACGTCTCCGTGGATGTACGCAGCTCATCGGAGATTATGTACAGAGTATCCATCATGCTCGCCATATTTTCCGGAATACTTGCCGGGCAACT
This region of Archaeoglobus neptunius genomic DNA includes:
- a CDS encoding type II secretion system F family protein, with the protein product MPYLLPVARKEMGKVLRGAMLKYTPDEFSNYVILSSIVFSAGGVFVQRFLSFPFHNLFWPLSFFTLGYVLALAYPFTKMRGRRAQIDLKLPHALTYMQSMSESIPLYEIVKKVVVEKELYGEVSEEFSFVVRDVELLGMSIVEAMNKLAQETPSENLRELLEGLVITFETGGSLREFFSSKSLQFRERANKRLEVHLKTLEILAEVFVVVFVALPIFLIIMISSMNLLGKSAGPELYYTMYLFLPIGALSLIYVIDLMNVKEDLGLTRVERKRFNYSPDLLMEGAEIEDVSEKMALSNILTAPFVAVKRNYYNSLYFSTLLAVLALFAVRGVRFVFPETIFAVTIAVFCIPLLVAFEYRAWYVRRVEKEIPDLLRQMLSLKDVGMTLQNVIDVIKDSKIGVLKRELRILDAEIEWGATVVEAFIEFVNRVGVSSIRRVISLIIEASQITEELRDVLLISIEDFEHELKLKSDRFVTGFAYLVVVYVSFFTFLYVGYSLNTSFLASFSNFNVSVDVRSSSEIMYRVSIMLAIFSGILAGQLEKGHILSGLKHLFVFLLSTIILFEFILGGGWCGF
- a CDS encoding type II/IV secretion system ATPase subunit, which produces MMERILRTFKKETEHGKLYRELLKQDYTAFFDIDYSNSLESYWLDKPFAMAAILEKEDDIVYHLLQPKLTGEEFVLIERIHRVLRDRLFLEDMAQLESRETLLFEKFVGTLEELGMGLELPSTGKIWYHLRNNFLGYERLDPILRDPYIEDISCNGYNLPVFVYHKAYGSIPTNIMYSQEELDRFVLKLSQKANSQVSLERPLVDATLPTGARVQITYRNVVSTKGSSFTVRMFSAEPITPLDLVSWNTISAEAMAFLWIAVENGRNMIIVGGTASGKTTMMNAVSFFIPTYSKIVSLEDTREIQLPHQNWLPMVTRDVHGRGKVEMFDLLKAALRQRPEYIIVGEIRGREAATLFQAMNTGHAVYSTLHAGDIESAVNRLIHDPINIPIAMFAPLDLVATLSVEYIRGKAVRRLTTLHEVWMTKRGELDYRTVFERVHGEDRLEFKGESKVLDDIGLRYGMDRKEIREELRSRAEFLRNMLEKRPVNMHHLLKIVDGYRKEFYRKLQTG
- a CDS encoding type IV pilin N-terminal domain-containing protein produces the protein MMDKNGVSPVIGVMLMLVMTVILAAVVSSYSGSLISPQDRTWQLVISAKANTEYFIIRHEGGDPIPLSAFKISIYSTETLNTTTVDLSDLNKDGIPDAYNEIGNGNGIFESGEAIKVYWTNTTWTPQQGDKIVIELYERSGNKPITKAVTVVG
- a CDS encoding type IV pilin, with translation MGRWIKDGKAVSPVVGVMLMLVVTVVLAAVVSSYGSGISGDMKSKAPTATFKVRVARDVPSGMPGYVVSYVEIKQTGGDPIPTDQLKIVTINPDAYGSKKIMEVLPKSGNTHYYTNWGGWKNGTSPYLNDVSKGYFGNNPAVDFGNYTIASGLTMTADWYNNYPQAKWNATLGSYELNKAIDANAGNVTGFCAMFADCWNVTPGHFVTVKIVHTPTGSVIWQKDIMVEG
- a CDS encoding type IV pilin, with the protein product MNNKGVSPVIGVMLMLVATVILAAIVSSYSGTFAPEEKTPTASFSAEASYNKGYIKLDHISGDPIYKSAIKIRVETSRPATSGYVNMSNVSFTPDPTYLKPGDTAYIYFTKSSVYGERAVFTGPDIRLSVAVGDKFRITVIDSDTGNAIWSSELILNP